Genomic segment of Sebastes fasciatus isolate fSebFas1 chromosome 3, fSebFas1.pri, whole genome shotgun sequence:
tattgcataatgaagcaaaaatgcatgaaaaaatgtatactaaaaacaatgtatacatcaataaaaataaatgcaaaaatagataaagaaattaaagaaattataaaaataaatacataactaTATAtaagtggaaattaaacagaagagtaaataaataaggggattAATACAAAGTTCAATACATAAAAAAGcgaattaaaacagaaatataattttatgtAATGCCGAAAGGTAGGCCaactttctttattattttttgcatacTTCCGTACAAttttgacttttacttgtactggagtatatatttaaattgtgaTTTACTTTTgtaaaattaatcaattaattaattaattaaatgtgacataaatctatagttctgttttaatttgcttatttatttaccttttgtattattcccttatttatttactattgtTTAACATCaacttttatttacttatgtatttttttatgtatttatttatttttgcatttatttatttatttttatttttttgcatgtattgtatttattttgtatttatttttaaatgtatatatttatttatatatgcatgatttcccctttgcatttcaccccttatttatttccccaaacatatttatttctgtattcttttctttattcacacatcaataaaaataaatgcaaaaatagataaatacattaaaaaaattataaaaataaatacataactaaataaaagtggaaattaaacagaagagtaaataaataaggggattAATACAAAGGTCATTACATAaaaagctaattaaaacagaaatatcatttGATCAGTGAAGTCCATGTCCACACAGCGGGAGTCTGGTGGTGTGTCTCCGGGCCAGCAGGGCGCGCTGTGGGACGCTCAAACAGACccctggaggagctgctgtagTGTCCGGAAAAAGGACTCAGCATGGCGGATATATCTTTTTCtactttgctttgctttttcaCAGTGTTCAAGTATAATACCGTAACATTAATAATCACCTCATTAAACCCGCAGCGCTGCAGAGAGCTGCATCTTCAGACACGAGCGGCTGTTtccacacagacacagcagctgtgaggaCGGAGCGGCCGTGAACGTCTCaccgctgtctgtctgtctgtgtgtctgtctgtctgcaacacGTCGTGACTTGTGACCCAGTTTGGTTTGGTGAGTtttcgtctcctcctcctccattatTGCTTAATACTCATCTCGGTacatcttctttttcttccgTAGCTTGTGTGCTGTAGCGACACATCACCACGCACACTGTCCGTTAGACGTTGTAGAAGACCGTTAAAACCGTTAAAACCGTTAATGCAGGGGTGTGTGTGTAGCTTGTGGCCACATTGTGATGTTATTGCAGTTTATGGTTGGTAACACAGAGCACCTGCTGTGAAACAATAAACATCTGTAATCTAGACTAGCTCAGGGGCCCCTGACAGGACCCCAACCTCACTGACAGGGCCCCAGTGTCTATATACAGGCTCCACCAGGTAACCTCTCTAACATGAGTacagtatttgttaaaggtcccatattataaaaaaaagttagattttcatgtttgtttttttattataaagcaggcttaagtgctatataaatactgtgaaagtatggaaacactcaatccacagggaaatacacacagcccgtgttcagaaactctgcatttgaaacaatctgtcaggatttctgcccatttgtgatgtcacaaatatacaatatttagaccctttacacagatttaaacgtaaacattctaaatgtgtcccagtttatttcctggttgcagtgtatgttaatgtcatcagctgacaggatgtacacatggacccaagctgttgcctagcaacgcaattctgttgaaattttgttgcaattccgtcaaaatgcgctaaaacggagcgtttaagacagtgGGTAAAttcaggcatattcaggctgacagtatgaggaaaatagtttttttttaacattacagcatgtaaacatgttctagtagaaacacaaaatacaagtatgaacctgaaaatgagtataatatgggacctttaagtagttTATCTCAGTCAACATTGTGGCTTCATGGCGTCAGGTCctaatcacacacaaacaataaccggacaataaataataatactggTTTTATTTCCCTGTCAGGTCAGTGACTGCAGCTGGTTTACATTAAGAAGTTTAATGCAGGTTTGGATAATGTGAAtttattcctgcagcactctattataccactttcacaccaatgaccagggttggaccagggttaacCTACCCTGGTcccttttgtcaattcaaaccaagccagtcaaccTTGGTTAAACCCTGGTCAGGACAAATCAGATATGACCTGGGTCACACCCGGGAGCAATGCATACCAATTAGCTCAGGTGTTAGAAACGGGCCGAGGGGTTACACCTCTGGAGGATtatagagagaggagatgatagtAGCATCATCAATTtgagcaaaaacataaaatgtcacagaatgatgcatgtttttgggatacagtgtaaatatagtacacacagcatttttagctttataaaatgtCTAACTTTGTTACatgtatggagctgtaatgtatgcaaaaacatagacaacatactgtacagattTACAATATCCATTCATCAAcatgaaccttttttcctctgtctatctacagcacccatttatcatatattagacTACCATCTAATATGATACTATAGGCTACATTTACGAAAGGATTAGACACTtctgaagactgaaatgtatatcttaattatatttatatactctACCATCCCAGCAGAGATTTGCTTCATATAGTAGGGCTATTAAAGTTTTTCCCCTGGACATGTGGCAACTGTTGGATAATGAAAGAGATTGtccaaacataataaaatgagattatatttcatttagtttgctaATTGCTTGATAATGTAATAAACTGGGACTGGGTTTGTTACTTTATAACAATGTATAATGATATATAATGATGGAACAGGCGACAAATGGATCTTTTagcaggtttattttgaaagataaaAAGTTTAAAAGGTAATGTTAGAAATAGAAGATGTGCAAACacgctttaaaaacagatgtgcgtacagctggcggtaccgtgaggtggtcggcttattattaacgtATACGTGTAACGTAACGGTGGATGTCGCTCTCATTTAGAAGCCTTGTTATGTTCGTTTAACGTtgcactacgttgtctctcaccgtcccgtcatctaccgctttttctTCCTCACTGTGGACGGCCAGGAGCTCCCGCACCTCAATGTCTCGCCACATATCCGTGTTGTTCTCGTCCGTCGTTCGCCTCCGGTGTGTCTGACCACATTCCTGCTGCCGTCGCTCCGTTTGTTTATGAGCCACGGCGACCTGTGATAGCTACGTCACGGACTGTGAGCCCTCATTTGCAACCGAATAGGTTTGTCCCGCCCCATTTGTTAGCGACCCTGGTCCGTGCAATTCACATCAAAATCAACCCTGGTCCGACCCTGCTCTGACCCACCTCTCGTCCTGGGTCGCAAAGGCGAGTTGATCAACGcgggttaaccctttcatacacacaaccgaccctggttcaaccctggttgagtcctcGGTGTGAACGGgctattagactgcattagttttagttagGTGTACCTAacaaactgaaccaaactcgAAACTGTCTTGTGTTTCCACAGGTTTCCTAGACTGACCTGAGTGGGATGAAACATCAGGAGCCTGAACACAGACCAAAGAGGGTTACATCTTAATACTCTAACTTGAgtcaaagaagaaaaacattaacAATGGGTGAGGTATCCGTTGAAGTAGATGAGGAGGTTACAAAACAGGACTTCTCCCTGGAGCCGCTGCCAGAGCCACTGCTGATAATTCTGTCCCCACCGCCACCTTTCTTGCCCATTCCTGGTAAACCAACAATGTTTTGGCACAAGTGGCTCAAAGCTTTTGAACACTACACTGAGGCGCTCGGTGAAAACGAGCTTGTCGACTCCAGTAAGTGTGTGCTCTTACAGAACTGCCTTGGCCTAGAGGGCCAGCGCATCTTCACAACACTGATCCAGAGTGAAACCACGTACGCAGCGGCCATCTCCGCGCTTACGCTTTACTTCTGCTCCGATCACACCTCTCAGATGTACCGCCTTCAGTTTCACCAGAGGGCTCAGATGCCCGGAGAGTCTgtagatgtgtttgtgtttgcgttAACAGAACTGCTGAGGCTCTGCAACTATGGAGACCTACAAGACAAACTTATCCTGGATCAGCTGATTGAGAAAACGAACTGCCCGCAACTCAAAGAGAGGCTGATGTTGGAGAAGGAAACTCTGACCTTGGACAAGGCGTTGGTCATCGGTAAAGAGGTTGAATTTGCTTTTAGTGAATCTGAACTGTTTGGTTTTCATGAGGTCAGTGTGGACATCGGAGACTATTTAGACCCTCCTGTTCAAACGAAGCGCAAAAGAGGGCGTCCTCGGCGTGGGGAGGAAAGGCCgaaaaaccaaacaaaaccaCACACGACTAAAAGATCATCTAGATACAAAGATAATTACTATTTCAGCAACGATAAGCTATATTATAGTGAAAATGATGATTTGTCTAAGAGTGCTCATGGCGCTAATCAGGCTTGTTTTGAAGCCAGCAATAAAGCAGGTGATGATGTTAACGGAGTCTTGTTATCATCATCACAGAGGATGGAAGAGGAAGGCTGCGACAATGCTAGCGACGGTGTCGAGGACGACGACGAGGATGAAGACTTTTACCCTTCTAATCTAAAAGGCCCCTACTGTCCCATCTGTATTAACAGGCGCTTCAGAGACGCAAACAAGCTCGCCAGACACATGAGGACGCACACGAAGGAGAAACCGTTCAACTGCCCGGTCTGCGCTATGACCTTCAGCCAGTCCTACCACATGACCAGACACATGAGGAACCAGCACGGCGCGGGCCAGTACATCTGCTCCACGTGTGGGAAAAGTTTAGAGAGCTTTGCAGAGCTGCAAAGTCACAAGAGGACGCACGTGTCGCGAGTTCTTTCATGTCCCGACTGTCATGAAAAATTCACTAACAATGATGCATTTTGTAGTCACGTCATGTCACACGGCAAAGACCAGTCCACCCAGATAGAGGGTTCAAAGCAAAGTGACGAGgtgaaaaaacaagaaataatcGAATCATGTAATAAGGATAATCATGACAATGATACTGAGAATGATGCAGACTCTGATAATTCTCAGGATAAAGAATCTCAAGTTAATGTTAAGCTGGAAGACACCGATGGAGCTAAATCTCAAGACGGAGGCAGTCAGAAAGATAAAGATGCCTCCAAGACTAAAACAAAAGGCCATTTCTGTCCCATCTGTGTCGACAGGCGCTTCAGAGGGCCAAACAAACTCGCCAGACACATGAGGACGCACACAAAGGAGAAACCGTTCAGCTGTCCGGTCTGCGCTATGACCTTCAGCCAGTCCTACCACATGACCCGACACCTGAGGAAACAGCACGGCTTGGGCCAGTACATCTGCGATAAATGTGGTAAAAGTGTAGGGAGCTGGCTGGAACTGAAAGCACACAAGAGGACTCACGCGGTCGAAGGTCTGACGTGTCTCGCGTGTGATAAACAGTTCAAGGAGAAGGCTGCGCTTGTGAGTCACCTTAAAGTACACAAGAAGGTCCAGGCCAGCCCTCGAAGCCTCGTCTGCGGCGATTGCGGCAAAGTATTCGGTCGAATGTATCATTTGAAAAGGCACATAGTGACCCATCGCAAAGCAACAAACGGAGAGGTTTTCACATGTCCCGACTGTCAGAAACATTTTGCCTTCCCAGAAGACCTCAACAAACACCTGGAGATTCACGTGAAAGAAAACAACGGGACTTGTCCGAAATGTAACGAAACCTTCAGTAGTCCAGAAGAACTGGAGACGCACATGGGGGTTCATGAAAAGTCTTATGCCTGCAACACCTGTGGGAAGAAGTTTAAGGTCGAGTATGCCCTGAAGAAGCACGAGCAAGGCCACCAAGACGAACAGTattattgttcattgtgccGCAAACGCTTCGTCAAGCTGTCTCACTACAAGAGGCACATAATGGTCCACGATAGGCGGGAATCAAGATGTCCACACTGTGACAGCGTCTTTCTACAGTTAACAGCTTTGAAGTATCACTTGCGGACTCACACAGATGAAAGACCCTACCAGTGCACCTGTTGTATCGAGAcctttgaggaggaggaggatctaGAGCAACACCGCCTCAAGCACAGGAAATTCAAGCGGGAGAGGCCGTACTCGTGCACGCGTTGTGATGCCGCGTTCTCTGCGCTAATCGAGCTGACGGACCACATGAGCTCACACGACGGAGAGCAGCCGTTGAACTGCCCCGTGTGCGGCAGGACATTCCTGAACAAGAATAAGCTGGAGAAGCACCTGAGCATCCACACGGGGGAGAGACCTCACCTCTGCTCCATCTGCGGCAACGGCTTTCCCTCGGCCGCCAGCCTCAAGCTGCATCTCCACATCCACACCGGAGAGAAGCCCTTCCAGTGTCTGCAGTGCAGCAAGAGCTTCAGGTCGTCCAGCGGGCTGCGGCTGCACAGCAGGCAGCACATGGACGTGCGGCCCAGCTACGAGTGTCCCGAGTGCGGCAGGACTTACGGTCGCATGACGGAGCTGAAGATGCACCAGCGCTATCACACGGGGGATAAACCATACGCGTGCACCTGCTGCAGCAAACGCTTTATTAGCAAAGACAAACTGAACGTTCACATGAGGATACACACAGGGGAGAGGCCGTACTCCTGCCCCCACTGTGGACAGACATTTACACAGActggagacagaaacagacacatCAGTAAATACCACTAGATAGGTACTGTTGAAACACAACTTAGGTTGCTGCTTTTGAATGATCATGTCAGTGGTTTTGCATGTTTGTATGGGTTGATAGCAGATTATTGTCACATTATTTGATCAACAATAAGAAACCAAAACATGTTGAAAGCTAACTTAGGCAGATTTAGGCTGCCATGAACACTAAATTGCTAATtgatgatgagatgtgatgtttttttgttaaattaagGAAGAATAAAGATATTCTCTGTTGTAGAAAAGAATGAAATCCAAAACACCACCACAAAGTAAGGCCTTGAAATTATCAATCAACCAATGTTCAATTAACACCGCACTGACACTGTGTCAACGAAGACTAAACATTACAAGTTTTCCAAGGACTATTTATTGCTAGGGCTGGGGATCATTATacttttcacttattttaaaggaacagtgtgtaatatttcggGGGATCTGTCAGCAGAAATGGCATatagtattcataactatgttttcattagtgtataatcacctgaatcgttgtgttttcgttagcttagaatgagccctccatatctacatagagagcaggTTCTcttcacaaagtctgccatgttgctccaccatgtttctacagtagcccagaacagacgaaccaaatactggctctagaaagagccttttgtgtttttttacgttacctgaaggccaccgtagttcgcCGACattcttgtgaaactgcggtaatgtgagccgcagagtgcaaaaccgtggtaccgccagccgccgtctgacttctgttgctcctaaagtagtgttattatggtgaagatgacctctgagcgaggtgactGGCGTTACcccggttttgcactcggttgctcacgttaccgcagtcttggaaagggaggagtgagcggaggggtaatgtgcaaccacaccactaaatgcaaccaaatcctacacactgtacctttaagggataTAAACATGTATTTCTACAAAAGCCTTTGTTTTAACTAGACAAAGTTTGCATCAATGAAATAGTCTAAAATCAAAGTAAAGGGGAGTAAAAATCAGTGCAAGCTTTCGATACCTGGTGCTAAAAACttttggttggtaccaaaaAAAGCATTAGGTGGGCTGTGTCTATCTCTCTGGTCACTGTGTAAATTATTTAAGTGTTACTGATTGGAAATTGTcattctgtgtgtttctcaaCCAGCTATTATTTAACGGCTTGTtttactgctttttgcaaaaatGACtgatggaaagaaaacattatatttacatttggATCATGGATTGTGTTTTTAAGGGTGGTCTGATATCTAAGACCACACTCTAACAGCAGCCTTCCCAGTGAAGGAAACTACCAAATTCACATTTTCTTGGCTTCATGTTTGCTCGGTTTGATTTTCTGGAAACATAAGATTGTgggctaaaacatgcaaaaccactGAATTCTCTGTGCGGTACACGCCTTTTGTTTTGCCATCCAAACAGTTTGTCGCTGCTGTGCTGTTTTCTGCCAGGTTCATATCTGGACTTTCTTCTATATCACTACATTAGCACTTAATACAGAAGCCCTGCATGAGGGTTTAGTCCTTGTAGCTCATCCCTCTCACCCCTGTGCCTGACATGCCTTCTCCTTACAGCACTTTCTCATTCAAGCACTTACCAACTCttaccaacaaacacacactagtTACCGGCATGCGGATGGTTCTTTGACATCCAGAGCTTCCACAGTTTGCCTTGGCAAAATCTGTGGCTACAAACTGGATATAATCACGGTCACTCAAAGGACACTAAAAGACTTCAGAGATCACGTTTCAATACATTTGTTGTCCTCCCTACCACAATATATGTCGTCATATTATGTTTcgtttcactttttaaaatatttttgtttagaCTTCTCTGTAACCAAGcattttgtatctgtgtttAGAGAAAGTgccataaaaataaatctattatTCACCCTGCTAGCACATGCAAGGAGGCTTATGAACAATGTTTGTAAAAGGTTAACATGTTGCATGACAATATTCACTGTCAATCAGTGAGAATCAATCAAGTGTAGATGGAATTAGATGAATGAAACTGTCTCCATATAAACACTAAAATCATATCTATTAACTGTTTTATCACTGTTAGTTACTCAAAGC
This window contains:
- the LOC141764417 gene encoding uncharacterized protein LOC141764417, translated to MGEVSVEVDEEVTKQDFSLEPLPEPLLIILSPPPPFLPIPGKPTMFWHKWLKAFEHYTEALGENELVDSSKCVLLQNCLGLEGQRIFTTLIQSETTYAAAISALTLYFCSDHTSQMYRLQFHQRAQMPGESVDVFVFALTELLRLCNYGDLQDKLILDQLIEKTNCPQLKERLMLEKETLTLDKALVIGKEVEFAFSESELFGFHEVSVDIGDYLDPPVQTKRKRGRPRRGEERPKNQTKPHTTKRSSRYKDNYYFSNDKLYYSENDDLSKSAHGANQACFEASNKAGDDVNGVLLSSSQRMEEEGCDNASDGVEDDDEDEDFYPSNLKGPYCPICINRRFRDANKLARHMRTHTKEKPFNCPVCAMTFSQSYHMTRHMRNQHGAGQYICSTCGKSLESFAELQSHKRTHVSRVLSCPDCHEKFTNNDAFCSHVMSHGKDQSTQIEGSKQSDEVKKQEIIESCNKDNHDNDTENDADSDNSQDKESQVNVKLEDTDGAKSQDGGSQKDKDASKTKTKGHFCPICVDRRFRGPNKLARHMRTHTKEKPFSCPVCAMTFSQSYHMTRHLRKQHGLGQYICDKCGKSVGSWLELKAHKRTHAVEGLTCLACDKQFKEKAALVSHLKVHKKVQASPRSLVCGDCGKVFGRMYHLKRHIVTHRKATNGEVFTCPDCQKHFAFPEDLNKHLEIHVKENNGTCPKCNETFSSPEELETHMGVHEKSYACNTCGKKFKVEYALKKHEQGHQDEQYYCSLCRKRFVKLSHYKRHIMVHDRRESRCPHCDSVFLQLTALKYHLRTHTDERPYQCTCCIETFEEEEDLEQHRLKHRKFKRERPYSCTRCDAAFSALIELTDHMSSHDGEQPLNCPVCGRTFLNKNKLEKHLSIHTGERPHLCSICGNGFPSAASLKLHLHIHTGEKPFQCLQCSKSFRSSSGLRLHSRQHMDVRPSYECPECGRTYGRMTELKMHQRYHTGDKPYACTCCSKRFISKDKLNVHMRIHTGERPYSCPHCGQTFTQTGDRNRHISKYH